The Komagataeibacter sp. FNDCR2 nucleotide sequence CCACTTCAACCGCGACATACTGCTTGCCATTGGCAAGATAGGTCACGGGCGGTGCGATAATGCCGCTATCCGCCGCGAAGTGGAACAGGTCGGACCCGTTCGTCGCGTCATAGGCATGGAATTCGCCGTTTGCCAGGCCCTGGAACAATACGTCTCCGGCCGTGGCCAGGATGCCGCCGTTCCACGGACCCTTGTGGTCCACGCGCCAGGCTTCCTGCTGCTTCTGCGGATCCCAGGCCAGGAGGTAGCCCTTCAGATCCTTCACGAAGGCCTGCTTGGCTTCAGGCGAGTCGGGAATACCGACCTTGTTCATGTCCAGACCCAGGTTCCAGCTATCCGGGTGCGGCAGGAACCCGCCCTTCTGGTTGGTGTACAGGAACGGAACCTGCTGGGCCGGAATGTAGACGAGCCCGGTCTTGGGGCTGAACGCCATGGCCGCGAAGTTATGGCCGCCAAGGTCACCCGGAATGCCGTACCAGTCCTTGCCCGTAAGGGTGTAGAGCGCATCGGGGTTGTAGATCGGACGGCCCGTTTTCGGGTCGAGGCCGCTGGCCCAGTTCACATAGACGTAGTTCTTGCCCGAGATGAACTCACCGGTCTTCGCATCGATGATGTAGAAGAAGCCGTTCTTCGGCGCATGAACGATGACGTGGCGGGTCTCACCATTGATCGGCAGGTCAAGCGTCATGATCTGCTGGACAGAGGTGAAGTCCCACTGGTCCATCGGCGTTTCCTGGAAATGCCAGACGTATTCGCCGGTTTCCGGCTTCAGCGCGACGATGCTGCCCAGGAACAGGTTGTCGCCCTTGCCTTCGGAGCGGTACTTGTAGTTCCACGGCGAACCGTTGCCCACGCCCAGATAAACCAGGTCGCTCACGGGATCGTACACGATGGAATCCCACACCGTGCCGCCGCCGCCCTGGCGGGTCCAGGCGCCGGTCGGGCTCCAGGTCTGGTAGGCCTTGTTCATGAGCACGCTGTCGGACGCGGCGTGGTCAGGCTCGTTCTTGGGGTTGGGAACCGTGAAGAAGCGCCAGTCAACCTTGCCGGTTTCGGCATCGAACGCCGTGACGAAGCCACGCGCGCCGAATTCGGAACCACCGTTACCGATGATCACGCGGCCCTTGGCGATACGGGGCGCGCCGTCAACCGTATAGGAACGCTGCTTGCCCAGTTCCGCTTCGGGCGGAATGGTGTTGACGCTCCAGACCAGCTTGCCGGTCTTGGCGTCCAGGGCGATCAGGCGACCATCGAACGTGCCGAAATAGACCTTGCCATTCCAGTAGGCCGCGCCACGGTTGACCGTGTCACAGCAGCCCTTGTCCGCGATGTTGCCGGGCACGCGCGGGTCGTACGACCACAGCAGCTTGCCGGTCGCGGCGTCCACGGCCTTCATCATGCTCCAGTTGGTGGTGGCGTACATGACGCCATCGACAACCAGCGGCGTGCCTTCCTGGCCACGGTTGGTATCGAGATCCAGATACCAGGCCAGCTTCAGGTTTCCGACATTGGAACGGTTGATCTGATCCAGCGGGCTGTAGCGCTGTTCAGAATAGGTACGGCCATAGGTAAGCCAGTCACCGGGATGATCATCAGCATGGATGATCGCTTCCCCCGTGGCGCCCTGCCCCTCATCCGCCGATGCCATGGTGGCATAACCCGAGATGAGAGCCGCACATATCGTTCCGGCTGTAAGCGTTCTGCTCAGAGAACGTCTTTTTCCGAAAACGGCAGAAATCATATGTGATGTCCTCAGAAAAACTAACGGTTTCGAATTCAGGACGCCGCCGCCGCAACTTTTTGCCGGGGCCGGTTTCCTGTCTGTCACTGGCCGGGAAACGCGTATTGCGTCCCTTATCCATCCAGACGGGAAACCGGCGATTTAGCAGAAGAAAAAGCAGGTAGTCCGTTTCATCCGAACATACTGAGGCTGGCACGTCCGTCTCCTGACAATTTAGTGTTCAAGATCACTAAATCGTGAATATGTTGTCAGATAAGCAATGAAACGGATAACCGCAAAATCTGGCACAATTCAATTATACCATTGATATAAATAAATAATTTAAGTGATTGGCCAACATCTCCCATCAGGCCAGTTCACAATGAATGGCGCGAAATATATTTTTATTATTCAATAAATATATAAATGGGGGACATGCCGGAACCCGATACGCCCCTATGCGTAACGGTATGCGCGGGGGAATCAGGGAGCCAGCGGATAGTGTTCCAGCGGTTCGTAAAAAGGTCCATCCGCGCGGCGCAGGGACTGGAACAGGGTGAAATGCCCCACATGCTCTTCCTCCGATGCGGGGAGGGGGGTGGCCAGCCAGCGCTGCCGCTGGTCGGAATCGGTGCGTTGTGACTGCCCGAGCGTCACATGTGGCACAAAGCGCCGCCCGCGTCTGGCCGGGGTAGGCAGGATCCTGTTCAGGGTCGCGCGGATCTTGTGTTGCAGTTGTACAAGCACAGGATCGGCGGCAAGGCCAATCCATAACGTGTCCGGTCCGTAGCGCGTTTCGGACTCGAACAGGCCGGGCGCGGTCAGCCGCAGGCCGGGGTGGGGCGCACGAATTGCCGCCAGGGCATGGTGTATGTCCTCCAGCACCGGCCGCTGGGTGATCTCCCCCATGAAATGTAGCGTGAGGTGGTAGGAATCCGGCGGGTACCATACCACATCAGGCAGGCTGCCCCTGAGTTCACCAGCCACGCGCTGCAGGGAAGGTGGAAATTCCAGTCCGACAAAAAGACGCATGAAGTACCTGTGAATAAAAGAGCGGACGGCATGGGTCGCACAGGGCGCGTACAGTATATATATCCCACGCCGCGCATGCCGGGCATGTTGCCGTATTGTAATGTGTTGGACACGCTGAGGTTCTTGAACGTGTTCTAGCATGTTCCCACATTCAGGGAGAGGCACGTCAGTCAAGGACGTGCAGGAAGGAAAAACAATGGCTTTTGGCCCTGATTCGCGGAGCTTCGTCCGCCCCGCCGCTGAGAGTGCCGCAGGCTCCGTCGATATGGGCCTGCGCGCCTATATGCTGCGAGTCTATAACTGGATGGCATCGGGACTGGTGCTGACCGGGCTGGTGGCGTACCTGATCGCCAATACCGGCCTTCAGGCGCTGTTCTTCCAACATGTCGCCACCCCCACGGGAATGGTGGCGATCCGGCCCACGGGCCTGGCCATGCTCGCCATGATCGCGCCGCTGGGCTTTGTCATGGTGATGTCCTTTGGCGTGAACCGACTGTCCACGCAGGCGGTCCAGACACTGTTCTGGCTCTTCTGTGGCGTGATGGGCGCCAGCATGTCCAACATCTTCATGGTGTTCACTGGCGTTTCCATCACGCGGGTGTTCTTCATCACCGCGGCGACGTTCTGCACCATGTCGATATGGGGTTACACGACTCGTACCGACCTCAGCCGCTTCGGTTCCTTTCTCATGATGGGTCTGTTCGGTCTTATCATCGCGGGCGTGGTGAACATGTTCCTTGCCAGCCCGGGGCTGTATTTCGTCTACAGCGCCGTCGGTGTGCTGCTGTTCGTGGGGCTGACGATGTTCGACACCCAGCG carries:
- a CDS encoding PQQ-dependent dehydrogenase, methanol/ethanol family → MISAVFGKRRSLSRTLTAGTICAALISGYATMASADEGQGATGEAIIHADDHPGDWLTYGRTYSEQRYSPLDQINRSNVGNLKLAWYLDLDTNRGQEGTPLVVDGVMYATTNWSMMKAVDAATGKLLWSYDPRVPGNIADKGCCDTVNRGAAYWNGKVYFGTFDGRLIALDAKTGKLVWSVNTIPPEAELGKQRSYTVDGAPRIAKGRVIIGNGGSEFGARGFVTAFDAETGKVDWRFFTVPNPKNEPDHAASDSVLMNKAYQTWSPTGAWTRQGGGGTVWDSIVYDPVSDLVYLGVGNGSPWNYKYRSEGKGDNLFLGSIVALKPETGEYVWHFQETPMDQWDFTSVQQIMTLDLPINGETRHVIVHAPKNGFFYIIDAKTGEFISGKNYVYVNWASGLDPKTGRPIYNPDALYTLTGKDWYGIPGDLGGHNFAAMAFSPKTGLVYIPAQQVPFLYTNQKGGFLPHPDSWNLGLDMNKVGIPDSPEAKQAFVKDLKGYLLAWDPQKQQEAWRVDHKGPWNGGILATAGDVLFQGLANGEFHAYDATNGSDLFHFAADSGIIAPPVTYLANGKQYVAVEVGWGGIYPFFLGGLARTSGWTVNHSRIIAFSLDGKAGALPKQNNAGFLPVKPPAQFDATRTDNGYFQFETYCAACHGDNAEGGGVLPDLRWSGSIRHQDAFYNVVGRGALTAYGMDRFDSNMNPNEIEDIRQFLIKRANETYQREVDARKNAAGIPEQLP
- the thpR gene encoding RNA 2',3'-cyclic phosphodiesterase, translating into MRLFVGLEFPPSLQRVAGELRGSLPDVVWYPPDSYHLTLHFMGEITQRPVLEDIHHALAAIRAPHPGLRLTAPGLFESETRYGPDTLWIGLAADPVLVQLQHKIRATLNRILPTPARRGRRFVPHVTLGQSQRTDSDQRQRWLATPLPASEEEHVGHFTLFQSLRRADGPFYEPLEHYPLAP
- a CDS encoding Bax inhibitor-1/YccA family protein, translated to MAFGPDSRSFVRPAAESAAGSVDMGLRAYMLRVYNWMASGLVLTGLVAYLIANTGLQALFFQHVATPTGMVAIRPTGLAMLAMIAPLGFVMVMSFGVNRLSTQAVQTLFWLFCGVMGASMSNIFMVFTGVSITRVFFITAATFCTMSIWGYTTRTDLSRFGSFLMMGLFGLIIAGVVNMFLASPGLYFVYSAVGVLLFVGLTMFDTQRIKATYQQFAYYEGPDQAAKRSVYDALNLYLNFINLFQFLLQFMGVRNSSND